The following are from one region of the Betta splendens chromosome 15, fBetSpl5.4, whole genome shotgun sequence genome:
- the LOC114842125 gene encoding phosphoglycerate mutase 1 encodes MAAYKLVLIRHGESNWNQENRFCGWFDADLSETGENEAKRGGQALKDASFEFDICYTSVLKRAIRTLWLVLDGIDQMWVPVHRTWRLNERHYGGLTGLNKAETAAKHGEAQVKIWRRSFDIPPPPMDPDHDYYSVISKDRRYADLTEDQLPSCESLKDTIARALPFWNEEIAPQIKQGKRVLIAAHGNSLRGIVKHLEGMSDEAIMELNLPTGIPILYELDKNLKPVKPMQFLGDEETVRKAMEAVAAQGKAKK; translated from the exons ATGGCTGCTTACAAGTTAGTGCTGATCCGCCACGGAGAGAGCAACTGGAACCAGGAGAATCGGTTCTGCGGCTGGTTCGACGCGGATCTGAGTGAAACCGGGGAGAACGAGGCTAAGAGGGGCGGACAGGCCTTGAaag ATGCCAGCTTTGAGTTTGACATCTGCTACACGTCTGTGCTGAAGCGAGCCATCAGGACGTTGTGGCTGGTCCTGGACGGTATTGACCAGATGTGGGTGCCGGTGCACAGGACGTGGCGACTCAATGAACGCCACTACGGAGGCCTGACGGGGCTCAACAAGGCAGAGACGGCCGCCAAGCACGGGGAGGCTCAGGTGAAAATCTGGAGGCGCTCCTTTGacatcccccctccccccatggACCCAGACCACGACTACTACTCCGTCATCAGCAAG GATCGTCGCTATGCAGATCTAACTGAGGACCAGCTCCCTTCCTGTGAGAGCCTCAAGGACACTATTGCTCGTGCGCTGCCCTTCTGGAATGAAGAGATCGCCCCTCAGATCAAACAGGGGAAGAGGGTGCTCATCGCTGCTCATGGAAACAGTCTCAGAGGGATTGTTAAACATCTGGAGG GCATGTCAGATGAGGCCATCATGGAGCTGAACCTGCCAACTGGCATTCCCATCCTCTATGAGCTGGACAAGAATCTGAAGCCTGTGAAGCCAATGCAGTTCCTGGGAGACGAGGAGACTGTGCGCAAAGCCATGGAGGCCGTGGCTGCTCAGGGAAAGGCTAAGAAGTGA
- the slf2 gene encoding SMC5-SMC6 complex localization factor protein 2, whose product MDHSANTMKTATKNEGTTRTFTENLSSHAKSKGKDHVIQPNFSSYHQETPMKSSHIQNRLSHPPNRRILSVQSPELSHRDMPGTNFRPSNALGTSHSPGFVHSRATSASRPHPARDRLGPLQCFVQPHAVTISRTKMDTLAHRSQYSPSHMPHPASSQYMRDLSNHSPSSHIRRDQAPEPKVTHSGSKTVTAKSQEFNKAQSSEAKHSISTVQLQRLPVTPSSGSSSLTIQSRVATSQEQHKSTSSNSTPIPVVDVSSRKNQRDCKHSDTIAKKLCVQGVSSWKTPKSANRISLNSSQVLSLSHSSDMKQSPRTTEPFNQSACMELSSTPKACIKRPTPMGVKQAFVNFCQNDIVKLRSPVISLDKIVEVNTKATSGKLSDNISHKDTSNLPDGLLGSTQTGHSYRNTSVVSLKSVGRDKQDRDRRNANSYTSRPSSKTNSGSRHHLASKRNKTAHSRKRSVVPNDVDELFTPDPMTYVVSPTHKMAKPKLNSETVKLPVPDKCSSGTAISSSNRVNAAPCRKTLNSTVTSPPCAVDQKVILPEHKSKILSPFVSLVRLKPAPTYGERLCFKDGSLKNGPVTPLGKPLAKGVKTENKVTSPPRNDMSSNISEMDTGASKQTPASTGSQDPMDVELGLSFALDLDLTQSSHSTEEEQLLSLQEIMECVTKPPDTPEKGAFSEPSTPGHHRPQLKSPLPSTTNSAIYKNSLDQMLMEINITEKAKEIEKPFLSACKENVLRIAEYEEAQEKQDDISTEQQEFLQRYSVMSSGIRDVPPGEVAFNLEKFGQIFNQDTLQLRQCVVNPQGAAQKTLLWSSPAQLRLHVTIGLFQEAYNNSICPAQVTRFLFKMMSVSSERLVSEMMLQALCDIACSAAYHRVKNGNQDFKVWVPSLADVTLVLMNMGVAFVTLFPFDDLQPSFTEGDLLENEHVTIETTSSNKDLSIFPEHNCNNMLKYLFYCLDLCPRAYSDDELLLLLTVVGRIGLDPRLILKSSVVKYQLVDNIRNWDNMLPRICQAYTDLTDDHHNMCQLVQMLPDSTRGWQLRQHVSLSMISKLLDGNCTYRPTEKELQLSKLRPYLPRMKPSTIRRALLTAPSKSQKDEEDMATLDQQAYYLCYSLLTLVNEASNFPCFPAQQKEQLLFLCSELETHVKCDIRESEKCLYRCKVKDLVTRIYIKWQMLLRKTRPLHGKLYDYWQPPPTNTLSCSQEEQTTGNSDYEEGTEMDEDTAMEEGEQEKNTIVSEENESLMIEEQKEEKQLNGEEDMKVDEKLKTEGEISGDQNQTEGRVNPVPVELRQEMSALEVEKDCKAVDEHKDGGSTASTEEEAKTIDETYATTYYLINSLLNLHNSNK is encoded by the exons ATGGATCATTCGgcaaacacaatgaaaacagcTACAAAAAATGAAGGAACCACTCg GACTTTTACCGAAAACCTTTCGTCTCATGCCAAGAGTAAAG GAAAGGACCATGTAATCCAGCCCAATTTCTCATCTTATCACCAAGAGACTCCAATGAAGTCCTCTCACATCCAGAACCGGCTTTCTCACCCACCAAACAGGAGAATTTTGTCAGTGCAAAGCCCTGAGCTGTCTCACAGGGACATGCCAGGGACAAATTTCCGCCCTTCTAATGCTTTGGGGACATCTCATTCACCAGGGTTTGTACATAGCAGGGCAACTAGCGCCAGCAGGCCTCATCCTGCAAGGGACAGACTGGGCCCTCTTCAATGCTTTGTTCAGCCACATGCTGTTACAATAAGCAGAACTAAAATGGATACATTAGCTCACAGGTCACAGTACTCACCTTCACATATGCCTCACCCTGCGTCCTCCCAATATATGAGGGACTTAAGCAACCACTCGCCATCCTCCCACATTAGGAGAGATCAAGCCCCAGAACCCAAGGTCACACACTCAGGGAGTAAAACTGTAACAGCAAAAAGTCAAGAATTCAACAAG GCTCAGTCCAGTGAGGCAAAGCACTCCATATCTACCGTCCAGCTGCAAAGGCTCCCTGTGACTCCAAGTAGCGGTTCCAGTTCGCTCACCATCCAAAGCCGAGTAGCTACTTCTCAG GAACAACATAAATCAACTTCTTCAAATAGCACCCCGATTCCAG TGGTGGATGTTTCATCTAGGAAGAACCAAAGGGATTGTAAACACTCTGACACCATTGCCAAGAAATTGTGTGTTCAAGGTGTGAGCTCCTGGAAGACACCAAAATCAGCGAATCGCATCTCACTAAACTCTTCCCAAGTCCTGTCATTAAGCCATTCTTCAGACATGAAGCAGTCACCCAGAACCACAGAGCCGTTCAACCAGTCCGCATGCATGGAACTTTCATCCACACCCAAAGCTTGTATAAAAAGACCAACCCCAATGGGCGTAAAGCAGGCTTTTGTTAATTTCTGTCAGAATGATATTGTGAAATTGAGATCACCTGTAATCAGTTTGGACAAAATCGTTGAGGTAAATACTAAAGCTACATCAGGCAAGTTATCTGACAACATTTCCCATAAAGACACTAGTAACTTACCTGATGGTTTGTTAGGCAGCACTCAAACTGGTCATTCTTACCGCAATACCTCAGTCGTCTCATTAAAGTCCGTGGGCAGAGACAAACAGGATAGGGACAGAAGAAATGCTAACAGCTATACTTCCAGACCATCCTCAAAAACAAATTCAGGTTCTCGGCATCATCTTGCATCAAAACGGAACAAAACAGCCCATTCGCGAAAACGCTCAGTAGTACCTAATGATGTAGATGAGCTCTTTACCCCTGATCCTATGACCTATGTAGTCAGCCCCACACATAAGATGGCAAAACCTAAGTTGAACTCTGAAACTGTCAAATTGCCCGTTCCAGATAAATGTTCGTCTGGTACTGCGATTAGCTCGAGTAACAGAGTTAATGCAGCTCCCTGTCGCAAAACTCTCAACTCTACAGTAACCAGTCCTCCGTGTGCAGTGGACCAAAAAGTTATTTTGCCAGAACATAAATCCAAGATCTTGTCACCATTTGTGTCTCTGGTGCGGTTAAAACCTGCACCAACATACGGCGAACGACTCTGTTTTAAAGATGGATCCCTCAAAAATGGCCCTGTTACACCTTTAGGCAAGCCGCTTGCAAAAGGtgttaaaactgaaaacaaagtcACCTCTCCCCCCCGGAATGATATGAGCTCAAACATTTCAGAAATGGACACTGGTGCCTCCAAACAAACACCTGCGTCCACTGGTTCTCAGGATCCCATGGATGTAGAGCTTGGCCTGAGCTTTGCGTTGGACTTGGATCTTACCCAAAGCTCACACAGCActgaagaggagcagctgctttcCTTGCAGGAGATAATGGAGTGTGTTACAAAGCCACCAGATACACCAGAGAAGGGAGCCTTTTCAGAGCCAAGCACACCTGGACATCACAGGCCTCAGCTTAAAAGT CCACTGCCATCCACCACAAATTCAGCCATCTACAAGAATAGCCTTGATCAGATGCTGATGGAAATAAACATCACTGAGAA AGCTAAAGAGATTGAGAAACCATTTCTAAGTGCATGTAAAGAAAACGTGTTGAGAATAGCTGAATATGAGGAGGCACAGGAGAAACAGGATGACATCTCCACGGAGCAACA GGAGTTTTTGCAGCGTTACTCAGTGATGTCCAGTGGAATCAGAGACGTCCCTCCAGGGGAAGTAGCATTCAACCTGGAGAAATTCGGTCAGATCTTCAACcaggacacgctgcagctcagacaatGTGTGGTTAATCCGCAGGGGGCAGCACAGAAAACGCTTCTATG GTCTAGCCCTGCTCAGCTAAGGCTGCATGTGACTATAGGTTTGTTCCAGGAAGCTTATAACAACTCGATCTGTCCAGCTCAGGTTACCCGATTCTTATTCAAG ATGATGTCAGTCAGCAGTGAGAGGCTGGTGTCTGAAATGATGCTGCAGGCTCTTTGTGACATTGCCTGCTCTGCTGCCTATCACAGAG TGAAGAACGGAAATCAGGATTTTAAAGTCTGGGTGCCCAGTTTGGCTGATGTgacactggttctgatgaataTGGGAGTTGCCTTTGTTACCCTTTTTCCTTTTGATGACCTGCAGCCTTCATTTACAGAGGGAGATTTGCT TGAAAATGAGCATGTCACAATTGAGACTACCTCAAGTAACAAGGATCTGAGCATCTTCCCTGAACACAACTGCAACAACATGTTGAAG TacctgttttattgtttggacCTCTGTCCACGGGCGTACAGTGACGATGAGCTGCTTTTACTGCTAACTGTGGTGGGAAGGATTGGCTTAGACCCAAGGCTCATTCTCAAGTCCAGTGTTGTCAAGTATCAACTTGTGGACAACATCAGAAACTGGGACAATATG CTGCCTAGAATCTGTCAGGCCTACACCGATCTAACAGATGACCACCACAACATGTGCCAGCTAGTTCAAATGCTGCCTGACAGCACCCGTGGATG GCAACTGCGTCAACATGTGAGCCTGTCTATGATCTCTAAGCTTTTGGATGGAAATTGCACTTACAGACCTACAGAAAAAGAGCTTCAG CTTTCTAAACTGAGACCTTACCTGCCACGTATGAAGCCCTCTACCATTCGTCGTGCCTTGTTGACTGCTCCCAGCAAGAGCCAGAAAGATGAAGAAGACATGGCCACTCTTGATCAGCAG GCCTATTACCTTTGCTACAGCCTTTTGACCTTGGTTAATGAAGCTTCAAATTTTCCTTGTTTTCCAGCACAACAAAAG gagcagcttttgtttctgtgttctgAGTTGGAAACACACGTGAAGTGTGACatcagagagagcgagaaatgTCTGTACCGGTGTAAG GTGAAGGACCTGGTAACCAGGATCTACATCAAGTGGCAGATGCTCCTTCGGAAAACAAGGCCTCTCCAT GGTAAGCTGTATGATTATTGGCAACCTCCGCCTACAAAtacactgagctgcagccaagaAGAGCAGACAACTGGTAACAGTGATTACGAAGAGGGCACTGAGATGGACGAAGATACTGCGATGGAGGAGGGTGAACAGGAGAAGAATACCATTGTATCCGAGGAAAATGAGTCTTTAATGATCGAGGAGCagaaagaagagaagcagctgaaTGGGGAGGAGGACATGAAAGTTGATGAAAAGCTTAAAACCGAAGGCGAAATTTCAGGTGATCAAAATCAAACTGAGGGCAGAGTGAATCCAGTTCCTGTGGAATTGAGACAGGAAATGTCAGCGCTTGAGGTAGAGAAAGACTGTAAAGCGGTTGATGAGCACAAAGATGGTGGGAGCACAGCATCAACTGAGGAGGAGGCTAAAACGATTGATGAAACATATGCCACAACTTATTACCTTATTAATAGTCTGCTCAATTTGCACAATTCTAACAAATGA